The following coding sequences are from one Hippopotamus amphibius kiboko isolate mHipAmp2 chromosome 9, mHipAmp2.hap2, whole genome shotgun sequence window:
- the CEP20 gene encoding centrosomal protein 20, with protein MAAVAELKAVLKDTLEKRGVLGHLKARIRAEVFNALDDESEPRPSLSHENLLINELIREYLEFNKYKYTASVLIAESGQPVAPLDRQFLIRELNAFEESKDNTIPVLYGILAHFLNGTKDDIHSTFLKRSSLQPPNPSLGRQPSGRKQMEDRMQKEQGRSAHTEHLHASPAAKR; from the exons ATGGCGGCTGTCGCCGAGCTGAAGGCAG TTTTAAAAGACACCTTGGAAAAAAGAGGAGTATTAGGGCATTTAAAAGCACGGATTCGAGCTGAAGTTTTCAATGCCCTTGATGATGAAAGTGAACCCCGACCGTCATTGTCTCATGAAAACCttctaattaatgaattaattcgGGAATATTTGGAATTCAACAAATATAAGTATACAGCATCTGTCCTTATAGCAG AATCTGGTCAACCCGTAGCTCCTTTGGACAGACAGTTTCTCATCCGTGAACTAAATGCATTTGAAGAATCAAAGGATAATACAAt ACCTGTTTTATATGGGATTTTAGCTCATTTCTTGAACGGAACTAAGGATGACATCCACAGTACATTTCTGAAACGGTCTTCACTTCAGCCTCCAAACCCAAGTCTTGGCAGACAACCTAGTGGAAGAAAGCAAATGG AGGACCGCATGCAGAAGGAGCAGGGGAGGAGCGCCCACACTGAACACCTGCATGCTTCTCCCGCAGCGAAGAGATGA